One stretch of Gammaproteobacteria bacterium DNA includes these proteins:
- a CDS encoding AraC family transcriptional regulator, with the protein MIKQTISIAFVREALTTVWQKGLYTDELLLQVGISPSLLDLPQSRISPGQYSSLWRAIALMLNDEFLGLTSRPMKIGAFSMLCHSVIHGETLEAGLRRALRFYSLIFDDIGATLSHDGNWVRIEIANHGRHLGLFAHSAFLQILHGLVSWLIGRRIAILKAEFCYDEPSHGKEYRAIFCPNTYFNQPNTAITFSARYLDMPIIQNKETLKDFLRYAPTSFLIKFEQGDTLSDRIRRHLHHTYVSEWPDFDAMARQLNMTPSTLRRRLEGQGQPYQSIKDDLRFDLAIILLDQPEKSVTDIAIGLGFSDTSAFYRAFKKWTGMSPTEYRSGLLDL; encoded by the coding sequence TTGATAAAACAAACTATATCGATCGCTTTTGTTCGGGAAGCGCTTACCACTGTTTGGCAGAAAGGGCTCTATACCGATGAGTTGCTTCTGCAAGTCGGTATTTCACCGAGTTTATTGGATTTGCCACAATCCCGTATTTCGCCTGGTCAATATAGCTCGCTGTGGCGCGCGATTGCGCTGATGCTGAACGACGAATTTCTGGGGCTGACATCGCGTCCGATGAAAATAGGGGCCTTCTCTATGCTATGCCATAGTGTGATCCATGGGGAAACACTAGAGGCGGGGCTACGGCGAGCCTTACGTTTTTACTCTTTAATATTTGATGATATCGGTGCCACTTTGTCGCACGATGGAAATTGGGTACGCATTGAAATTGCGAACCATGGCCGGCATCTCGGACTTTTTGCGCATTCCGCATTTCTGCAAATTTTGCATGGTTTAGTTAGCTGGCTGATAGGACGTCGCATCGCAATTCTGAAGGCGGAATTCTGTTATGACGAGCCGTCTCATGGTAAAGAATATCGAGCGATATTTTGTCCGAACACATATTTCAATCAGCCGAACACTGCCATTACATTTAGTGCTCGGTATCTCGATATGCCGATCATACAAAACAAAGAGACGCTAAAAGATTTTTTGCGCTACGCGCCCACCAGCTTTCTAATAAAGTTCGAGCAGGGCGATACGTTGTCAGACCGGATTCGTAGACACTTGCATCATACTTACGTGTCGGAATGGCCCGACTTCGATGCCATGGCCAGACAGTTGAACATGACTCCATCTACCTTACGACGTCGACTCGAGGGGCAAGGCCAACCATATCAATCGATCAAAGATGACCTGCGCTTCGATCTTGCCATCATTCTTTTAGATCAACCGGAAAAAAGCGTGACAGACATCGCGATAGGCCTGGGATTTTCCGACACCAGTGCCTTCTACCGGGCATTCAAAAAATGGACCGGTATGTCGCCTACCGAATATCGTAGTGGCCTACTTGATTTGTAA
- a CDS encoding methyltransferase domain-containing protein produces the protein MNPSAILDLNYSFSKTAVMIAAVRLKFFTHLSGRKLSAVELAVRAGTIPDATERFLVILVRLGLVEMEDDVFRLAPMAEHFLVEGKSTYVGKDTMAMLDFLPAWLHLDQTLVTGEPYRDLGMPAEAERFFAPRVLDVFPLIFPIATRLAETLDLSDTTRELRILDVAAGSGVWSIALARRYPNAVVTAIDLPAVTMEGKRKVAELGLSRRYTWMEGDALTLPLEAEQFDVAIVAHFCRFLGKEKCQLLFSKLERALSPDGIFVLADIVLPDNPSSALFPFMLDLSMLVNSAHGRTFTVAEFGDLLKGAGFAEVTSLDVPAPTPLIKATKRVRPCRQ, from the coding sequence ATGAACCCGTCCGCCATTTTGGATTTGAACTATTCCTTCTCCAAAACAGCAGTGATGATCGCGGCGGTGCGATTGAAGTTTTTCACTCACCTATCAGGTAGGAAATTGAGTGCGGTGGAACTTGCGGTGAGAGCCGGCACGATACCAGATGCCACGGAAAGATTTCTCGTCATCCTCGTCCGCTTGGGTCTGGTCGAAATGGAGGACGACGTATTCCGCTTAGCCCCGATGGCCGAGCATTTCCTGGTGGAAGGAAAATCTACCTATGTGGGTAAAGACACGATGGCCATGCTGGATTTCCTGCCGGCATGGCTCCACCTCGATCAGACACTGGTAACCGGCGAACCCTACCGAGATCTTGGAATGCCTGCCGAGGCGGAGCGCTTCTTCGCGCCGCGAGTGCTCGACGTATTCCCACTGATATTTCCCATCGCTACCCGGCTGGCCGAGACCCTTGATTTGAGCGACACGACGAGAGAACTCCGCATTTTGGATGTGGCGGCAGGTAGCGGCGTATGGAGTATCGCGTTGGCGCGACGGTATCCAAACGCCGTTGTCACCGCGATCGATTTGCCGGCCGTGACGATGGAAGGAAAACGGAAAGTAGCGGAACTTGGCCTGAGCCGCCGATACACGTGGATGGAAGGAGACGCTCTGACATTGCCATTGGAAGCCGAACAGTTTGACGTCGCGATCGTCGCGCATTTTTGTCGGTTCCTCGGCAAGGAAAAATGTCAGCTGCTATTTTCGAAACTCGAGCGCGCCCTTTCCCCGGATGGGATTTTTGTGCTGGCCGACATCGTTCTTCCGGACAACCCATCGAGCGCCCTCTTCCCGTTCATGCTGGATCTAAGCATGTTGGTGAATTCCGCTCATGGACGGACGTTTACCGTCGCGGAGTTCGGCGATCTATTGAAAGGTGCTGGATTCGCGGAGGTCACCTCGCTGGATGTGCCCGCCCCTACTCCACTAATTAAGGCGACAAAAAGAGTACGTCCATGTCGCCAGTGA